The Bos indicus x Bos taurus breed Angus x Brahman F1 hybrid chromosome 3, Bos_hybrid_MaternalHap_v2.0, whole genome shotgun sequence genome includes a window with the following:
- the LOC113890290 gene encoding olfactory receptor 1052-like, giving the protein MIGAVVPLEMNNQTDVTEFIFLGFSNHPNLQSLFFLVFLVIYLTTLFGNTLIIMATRVSPALHIPMYYFLSNLSFLDICYSSTTIPGMLVNFFQEKKTISYEGCLSQIFFLVTCAGTEGVLLAAMAYDRYVAICHPLQYPVFMSVKVCVCLVSGSWLCGLVNSMTHTVLATTLTLCGPNQISHFLCDIPFLLKLSCSDTSLNEFMLHVASATIGLSPCLFTTVSYILIISAILRIPSVQGRSKAFSTCASHLTVVVIFFGTANFNYDRPSVGYNLDMDILVSVLFCVGTPMFNPIIYSLRSKEIKGVLRKLANECWFSSEIRG; this is encoded by the exons ATGATAGGAG CTGTGGTGCCACTTGAAATGAACAATCAAACAGACGTCACTGAATTCATCTTCTTGGGATTTTCCAACCATCCCAATCTACAGAGTTTGTTCTTCCTGGTCTTCCTGGTCATTTATCTGACAACTCTTTTTGGGAATACACTCATAATAATGGCCACCAGGGTCAGTCCTGCCCTCCACATCCCAATGTATTATTTCCTCAGCAACCTGAGCTTCTTGGACATTTGCTACTCATCTACCACTATCCCAGGCATGCTGGTGAACTTCTTCCAGGAGAAGAAGACTATCTCCTATGAGGGCTGCCTTTCCCAGATTTTCTTCCTTGTGACCTGTGCCGGCACTGAGGGTGTATTATTGGCAGCTATGGCTTACGACCGCTATGTAGCCATCTGCCACCCTCTTCAATATCCAGTCTTTATGAGTGTGAAGGTCTGTGTCTGTTTGGTGTCTGGGTCCTGGCTATGTGGACTGGTGAATTCTATGACACACACAGTGTTGGCAACCACACTCACTCTATGTGGGCCTAACCAGATCAGTCACTTTCTCTGTGACATCCCATTCCTCCTGAAGCTCTCCTGCTCAGACACCTCTCTCAATGAGTTTATGCTCCATGTGGCCAGTGCTACTATTGGCCTAAGTCCCTGCTTGTTTACTACTGTGTCCTACATACTCATCATCTCTGCCATCCTTAGGATTCCCTCTGTTCAGGGCAGGAGCAAAGCCTTTTCTACCTGTGCCTCCCACCTCACTGTGGTGGTTATCTTCTTTGGAACAGCCAACTTTAACTATGATAGACCCAGTGTAGGCTACAACCTGGATATGGACATCCTGGTCTCTGTGCTTTTCTGCGTTGGGACCCCCATGTTTAACCCCATCATCTACAGTCTgagaagcaaggagatcaaaggtGTCCTGAGGAAGCTGGCTAACGAATGCTGGTTCTCTAGTGAGATCAGAGGTTAA